The DNA segment AGCAGAAGGGATCACGAAAGAAGATTTAATGCCTTACGCTGAGATTTTATCGCAAGTGTCTTTTGCCTTTTTACGCACAGGTTTTGAAAAATATCGTACAGAAAACCCCGCACTTTACCAAAATGAAGGTCCTTATATTGCGACCAGTGCAGGAAAATATCTCTCAGATAACTTTCCAAATTTAAAAGGGGTTGGCATTGATTTCCTTGCTTTAGGCTCTCCATCATCACGCGTACCAGACAGTGAAAATCCAAAACATTGTCATCAAGCTATTTTAGGTTATCACACAGGTCGTTTTACTACTGTTATTGAAGATATGCATCTCGCAGAATTACCGCGCAATGCCAATATTGTGCAATTTTTCAACGCGCCATTGCGTATTGTAGGGTTAGATTCTAGCCAAGTAACTTGCATTGTTGAGCTTGAATAATCTGTGAATAGGTGCGCTGAAATGTGCATCTATTTTTTTAGCAAAAGGAGATGGTTATGGAAAATCTTAACCTTTACCTTGGAGAATTGGTCGGTACAGCCTTTTTTATGGTATTAGGATTGGGCGTGTGTGCCAATATTTCCTTAAAAAAATCTGGAATGTATGGTAGTGGCGGTATTGTCGCTGCTTGTGGTTGGGGGCTTGCAATGGTTTCTATTGCAGTTATTTTCGGCCCACTCACGGGCGCTCATGTTAATCCTGCGGTAACAATTGGTTTTTGGGCTGTTGGGCGTTTTCCCGCTCATTTAGTTGCTGGATATATTATTGCACAGTTAATCGGTGCATTTATTGGTGCGCTAATAATTTGGCTATTATTCAAAGATCATTTAGATGAAGAAGATAACCAAAATAGTAAATTAGGTGTTTTCGCAACCATTGCATCTAATCAAAACAACTGGCGTAACTGTCTTTCTGAAACTGTTGCCACTTTCTCTTTGCTGTTCATTTTATTCGCATTAGGGCATCAAATTCCTGCTAATGGTATGGCGATGTTTTTTGTCTTTGCCGCTGTTGCTGGTGGGGTGATGTCTTTTGGTGGATTAACTGGCTATGCCATTAATCCCGCTCGAGATTTTATGCCGCGATTAGTCCATCACATTATGCCAATTAAAAATAAAGGCCACTCTCGCTTTGAATATGCTTGGGTACCTATTGTTGGGCCAATTATTGGGGCTTGTTTAGCAGCATTGTTATATCGAGCTTTATTTGTATCTTAATTCATAAACTTCATTTTACATTTATCCACTTCTCATAGAAAAGGAGATCATAATGAACATTGTCATCACAGGTGGACAAGGATTCCTTGGACAACGTTTAGCAAAAACATTACTCAAACAGACCGCACTTCCGATTGAAGAACTCGTGCTGATTGATGTGGTAAAACCCGTTGCGCCAAACAACGATCCAAGGGTGCGTTGCGTAGAAATGGATTTACGCCAGCCACAGGGCTTAGAGGACATCATCACCGAGCAAACCACTGCCATTTTCCATTTAGCTGCGATTGTGAGTAGCCACGCAGAGCAAGATCCTGATTTAGGCTATGAGATTAATTTTCTCGCCACACGTCATTTATTAGAAGCCTGTCGCAGAACCAATCCGAATATTCGCTTTATTTTCTCCAGTTCTTTAGCGGTGTTTGGCGGTGAGCTCCCCCCTGTGATTACAGACAGCACAGCGGTAACACCACAATCTACTTATGGTTCACAAAAAGCAATGTGTGAGCTGTTGATTAATGATTACAGCCGTAAAGGCTTTGTTGATGGTTTGGTGGTACGTTTACCAACCATTTGTATTCGCCCAGGCAAACCAAATAAAGCCGCATCTTCATTTGTCAGTAGCATTATGCGTGAACCTTTACACGGTGAAGACAGTATTTGCCCTGTATCAGAAGATCTCGGTTTATGGCTTTCTAGCCCAAATACCGTAGTAAACAACTTCATTCATTGCTTGCAATTAGCCAAATTACCAGCGCGTAGTTGGCATATTGTGAATTTGCCAGGATTTAGCGTTTCAGTGAAAGAAATGTTAGCCGATCTTGCAGAAATAAAAGGACGCGACATTTTACAGCACGTCAAATTCCAATTCGATCCGCAAATCAATGACATTGTCGCTAGTTGGCCTGCCCAAATTGATAACCATAAAGCCTTGGCATTAGGTTTCAAAGCGGATGAAGATTTTAAATCCGTGATTCAACAATTTATTCAATATGATATGTAAGGGGGCAATATGTTTGGTTTACCTACGCCAATTATTGGCTTAATCATTGCTGTTTTTGTACTGGTTTATTTAGTTTTAAAGACGCGTGTTCACGCATTTATTGCAATGCTCATTGCTTCCTCCATTGCAGGGTTGATTGGTGGAATGAGCGCGCAAGAAACCTTAGGTGCGATCTCTAAAGGCTTTGGTGGCACCTTAGGGGGAATCGGGATTGTTATCGGTCTAGGCGTTATGATGGGAAGTATCCTTGAAGTGTCAGGCGCTGCCGAAAAAATGGCGTACAGTTTTATTAAAATGCTCGGCAAGAAAAAGGAAGAATGGGCATTAGCCATTACGGGCTATATCGTCAGTATCCCGATTTTTGTGGATTCCGCCTTTGTGATTTTGTATCCCGTTGCCAAAGCACTTGCAAAAAATGGTAAACGCTCGCTATTAACACTTGGCGTTGCACTTGCGGGTGGTTTAGTCGTTACACACCATACCGTGCCGCCAACACCAGGGCCATTAGGGGTTGCGGGATTATTTAATGTAGATATTGGTGCGATGTTATTAGTAGGAATGTCGATGGCAGCCTTTCCTGTGATTGGTATTGTTCTCTATGCAAAATGGCTCGATAAAAAATACCCTGACTTTAATCAACAAGTCTTCACTCAAGAAGAATTGAAACAAAAATATGATGATTACATTGAAAGTCGCGAAAAGAAAAATCTACCAAGTTTAGGGCTTTCTTTGCTGCCAATTTTATTGCCAATCGTGTTAATTTTTATCAAAGCAATTTTAGATTTAATCGCGAAAGGGAATCCTGATTTATCACACAATGTGGTTTATCAAGCCTTTATTTTCCTTGGCCACCCCATCATTGCTTTAGCTATTAGTGTACTGATTTCTGTTTATGCGTTATTGCCAAAAGTGGACAGAAATACTACCGCACTTCATTTAGAAGAAGGGGTGAAAACTGCAGGGATTATTTTATTAGTAACTGGTGCAGGTGGTGCATTAGGTGCGGTATTGCGTGAGAGTGGTGCGGGGGCAGAACTTGCTAAACAAGTGGCATCTTTACCCATTTCACCAATTTTAATTCCATTTATCGTTTCCACTCTTGTTCGCTTTATTCAAGGTTCTGGCACGGTAGCAATGATTACGGCAGCCTCCATTTCCGCCCCTATTTTAGCGCAAATCCCTGGCGTGAATATGTTACTCGCTGCTCAAGCTGCCACAATGGGATCACTTTTCTTCGGTTATTTCAATGACAGTTTATTCTGGGTAGTAAACCGTATGATGGGCATTAGCGATGTGAAAAAACAAATGATTGTTTGGTCTGTTCCAACCACGATCGCTTGGGCAATTGGTGGTTCTATGGTGATTGTCGCTAACTTAATTTGGGGCAATGACGGTTCGTTATTTGACTTAATTTTACCTTTAGGTGTGCTTGGCGGAATCTTACTTTATGTAAACCGACAAAATAAACAACTTTAACCTTAAATAAATTCCGTGTGTTGTTTTCAATACACGGAATTTTTCTAATGGAGGAAATATGAAAAAGTGCGGTCTTTTATTTTGTAGTTTTTTATGCTTGCTAAATATCGCTAATGCCAATGATCAGCCCCAAGCACCAAATAGCCCCATAAAGATGACGTTGATTGGCGAAATTACCGAGCAAGGACAAAAAATTAGTGGTAT comes from the Avibacterium avium genome and includes:
- a CDS encoding cyclase family protein, with the protein product MFMFLSHPLDPKDVAWPGEPVVKVTRCTDVTEDCPFSSFISEIPNHCGTHMDAPRHFVKDGLSINELPIDYFCHKKVALIEIPKGEAEGITKEDLMPYAEILSQVSFAFLRTGFEKYRTENPALYQNEGPYIATSAGKYLSDNFPNLKGVGIDFLALGSPSSRVPDSENPKHCHQAILGYHTGRFTTVIEDMHLAELPRNANIVQFFNAPLRIVGLDSSQVTCIVELE
- a CDS encoding MIP/aquaporin family protein codes for the protein MENLNLYLGELVGTAFFMVLGLGVCANISLKKSGMYGSGGIVAACGWGLAMVSIAVIFGPLTGAHVNPAVTIGFWAVGRFPAHLVAGYIIAQLIGAFIGALIIWLLFKDHLDEEDNQNSKLGVFATIASNQNNWRNCLSETVATFSLLFILFALGHQIPANGMAMFFVFAAVAGGVMSFGGLTGYAINPARDFMPRLVHHIMPIKNKGHSRFEYAWVPIVGPIIGACLAALLYRALFVS
- the denD gene encoding D-erythronate dehydrogenase, which translates into the protein MNIVITGGQGFLGQRLAKTLLKQTALPIEELVLIDVVKPVAPNNDPRVRCVEMDLRQPQGLEDIITEQTTAIFHLAAIVSSHAEQDPDLGYEINFLATRHLLEACRRTNPNIRFIFSSSLAVFGGELPPVITDSTAVTPQSTYGSQKAMCELLINDYSRKGFVDGLVVRLPTICIRPGKPNKAASSFVSSIMREPLHGEDSICPVSEDLGLWLSSPNTVVNNFIHCLQLAKLPARSWHIVNLPGFSVSVKEMLADLAEIKGRDILQHVKFQFDPQINDIVASWPAQIDNHKALALGFKADEDFKSVIQQFIQYDM
- a CDS encoding gluconate:H+ symporter, with translation MFGLPTPIIGLIIAVFVLVYLVLKTRVHAFIAMLIASSIAGLIGGMSAQETLGAISKGFGGTLGGIGIVIGLGVMMGSILEVSGAAEKMAYSFIKMLGKKKEEWALAITGYIVSIPIFVDSAFVILYPVAKALAKNGKRSLLTLGVALAGGLVVTHHTVPPTPGPLGVAGLFNVDIGAMLLVGMSMAAFPVIGIVLYAKWLDKKYPDFNQQVFTQEELKQKYDDYIESREKKNLPSLGLSLLPILLPIVLIFIKAILDLIAKGNPDLSHNVVYQAFIFLGHPIIALAISVLISVYALLPKVDRNTTALHLEEGVKTAGIILLVTGAGGALGAVLRESGAGAELAKQVASLPISPILIPFIVSTLVRFIQGSGTVAMITAASISAPILAQIPGVNMLLAAQAATMGSLFFGYFNDSLFWVVNRMMGISDVKKQMIVWSVPTTIAWAIGGSMVIVANLIWGNDGSLFDLILPLGVLGGILLYVNRQNKQL